From Hartmannibacter diazotrophicus, a single genomic window includes:
- a CDS encoding carboxymuconolactone decarboxylase family protein produces MRLPLIEPADLSEAQKPLYEDMRQGIGQKFNAFEAIHASGALMGPWNPWLHEPQIGKAIWDLTKAMSMDAKLPDNVRQIAILVTGAHFNAAYEIYAHAAIAEKEGVSAERLSALSAGVKPAGLEAAEEVAFDVTQALLRGGILPRPTYDLAVKSFGQHGANELIYLVGLYALVSVTLNGFNVPVPERP; encoded by the coding sequence ATGCGACTGCCCCTGATCGAACCCGCCGATCTCAGCGAAGCCCAGAAGCCCCTCTACGAGGACATGCGGCAGGGCATCGGCCAGAAGTTCAACGCCTTCGAGGCCATCCACGCCAGCGGCGCGCTGATGGGGCCATGGAACCCGTGGCTTCACGAGCCGCAAATCGGCAAGGCGATCTGGGATCTCACCAAGGCGATGTCCATGGACGCGAAGCTGCCGGACAACGTGCGGCAGATCGCCATTCTCGTCACGGGCGCGCATTTCAACGCGGCCTACGAGATCTACGCCCATGCCGCCATCGCGGAAAAAGAGGGCGTGAGCGCCGAACGGCTGTCGGCACTCTCGGCCGGCGTGAAGCCGGCGGGTCTCGAGGCGGCCGAAGAGGTCGCCTTTGACGTCACCCAGGCGCTTCTTCGCGGCGGCATCCTGCCGCGCCCGACCTACGACCTGGCGGTGAAGAGTTTCGGCCAGCATGGCGCGAACGAGCTCATCTACCTGGTCGGGCTCTACGCGCTCGTCTCCGTCACCCTCAACGGGTTCAACGTGCCCGTTCCCGAACGCCCGTGA